From Alosa sapidissima isolate fAloSap1 chromosome 7, fAloSap1.pri, whole genome shotgun sequence, the proteins below share one genomic window:
- the eif2d gene encoding eukaryotic translation initiation factor 2D — MFEKAFRVKSNTVIKGSDRRKLRADISAAFPSLSADELSELVPNKDELNVVKVYAHKGDGITFYVLHKNPIFFQLEKQIYPTVYTLWRYPDMLPALRTWPAVIQKLIGGADLMLPGVVVPPSGLPEVARGDVCAITVVGNRAPVAVGTVTMSNSEMASSGMKGKGVNVLHTYMDQLWAFGDKSAPPTIAAHDDKDVAEMLEEGGGEDEEEEGEQENGEGEPHPTPEGSRLTNVNSTCPNIQQLSLAEGEKEQADEEDAGEELEDQDSRSPQEQMDELLLQCFFHALKTKVKKSELPLLTSTFLRIHMVSCCPSGKQLDIKKSSYKKLSKFLQCMQTQYQLVQVKELSKGVESIVVVDWKHRELRSFVTPEDCGPVEAPAEAGPGSEALYQPPEITLMYMVTARLEPLFQDAHKRKGAALQPADVRTIITDYVKNNELVDGVNKNFVTINPTLCDCLLEKSEYNEIEKLKWDDLFTRTLGKMQQCHQLQFPGQRAVVKKGAVEPIDISVASRGSNKKVTMVKNLEAFGLDPAAVSVALQHRVQASAVLHSVPGAKDRVLVQVQGNQITQVGKLLLDEYHIPRKYIQGLDKAPKTGKKK; from the exons ATGTTTGAGAAAGCATTTCGTGTGAAGTCCAATACAGTAATTAAAGGATCTGACAG GAGAAAGCTACGAGCTGATATCTCCGCGGCGTTTCCATCCCTCTCGGCGGATGAGCTGTCAGAACTCGTTCCCAACAAAGATGAGTTGAATGTGGTGAAAGTTTATGCTCATAAAGGAGATGGCATTACATTTTATGTACTCCACAAGAATCCTATCTTCTTCCAACTGGAGAAACAGATTTACCCCACAG tGTACACCCTCTGGAGGTATCCTGATATGCTCCCAGCGCTCAGAACCTGGCCAGCAGTTATACAGAAATTAATTGGCGGTGCAG ATCTCATGCTGCCTGGGGTTGTTGTTCCTCCGTCCGGTCTCCCTGAAGTTGCTCGTGGAGATGTCTGTGCGATTACTGTGGTTGGAAATAG AGCGCCTGTTGCTGTGGGAACTGTTACCATGTCCAACTCAGAGATGGCAAGCAGTGGCATGAAGGGCAAGGGAGTGAATGTTCTCCACACCTACATGGATCAGCTATG GGCATTTGGCGATAAGAGTGCTCCTCCTACCATCGCTGCGCACGATGACAAGGATGTGGCGGAAATGTtagaggagggtggaggtgaagacgaggaggaggagggagagcaggAGAACGGTGAAGGAGAACCTCACCCCACCCCTGAGGGCAGTCGGCTGACGAATGTCAACTCTACCTGTCCAAACATCCAGCAACTAAGCCTAGCCGAGGGCGAGAAGGAGCAGGCCGATGAGGAAGACGCAGGAGAAGAACTGGAGGACCAGGACTCCAGATCTCCTCAAG AGCAGATGGATGAGTTACTCCTCCAGTGTTTCTTCCATGCACTGAAAACCAAGGTGAAGAAATCAGAGCTCCCCCTGTTGACCAGCACCTTCCTGCGGATCCACATGGTGTCCTGCTG CCCTAGTGGGAAGCAGCTTGACATTAAGAAATCTAGCTACAAAAAG CTGTCCAAGTTCCTGCAGTGCATGCAGACGCAGTACCAGCTGGTGCAGGTGAAGGAGCTGAGTAAAGGCGTGGAGAGCATCGTAGTGGTGGACTGGAAACACCGCGA ACTGCGCTCGTTTGTTACCCCCGAGGATTGTGGGCCAGTAGAGGCCCCAGCGGAGGCGGGGCCGGGGAGTGAGGCGCTGTACCAACCCCCTGAGATCACTTTGATGTATATGGTTACCGCACGCTTAGAGCCTCTCTTCCAAGATGCACACAAAAG GAAAGGAGCAGCATTGCAGCCCGCAGACGTGAGAACCATCATCACTGACTACGTCAAGAACAATGAACTGGTTGATGGGGTCAACAAAAA CTTCGTCACTATTAACCCAACTTTGTGTGACTGTTTGCTGGAGAAATCCGAGTACAATGAAATCGAAAAGCTCAAATGGGATGATCTCTTCACCAG AACGCTGGGCAAGATGCAGCAGTGCCACCAGCTGCAGTTCCCCGGCCAGCGAGCAGTAGTGAAGAAGGGCGCTGTGGAGCCCATCGATATCTCAGTGGCCTCCAGGGGCTCCAACAAGAAG gTCACCATGGTAAAGAACCTGGAGGCGTTTGGACTGGACCCGGCGGCGGTGTCAGTGGCCCTTCAGCACCGAGTTCAGGCCAGCGCGGTGCTGCACAGCGTGCCCGGTGCCAAAGACCGCGTTCTAGTGCAGGTCCAGGGGAACCAGATCACGCAAGTGGGCAAGCTGCTGCTAG